The DNA sequence TCGGCATCCACAGTTAAGATATTTATTGACATCATAATATATGTTGATATGCTTACTGCGATATAGGTCCTGATTTTATGTGAAAGAGGGGTGCGATTTATGCCAAAGCTGGATTACGAGAGTATAAATGACATAAAAAGCAAGAATCCGGCTTGGCGTCTTTTACTTGCCGACATGGCCCCGCTTATCATTAGCTTTTTAAACAGAGTATTCGTTGAGCCCAACATACGCACAATATCAGAGCAGGATTTGATAGATAAACTTGAGGATGACCTCTACTTTTTGAGGGATATGTACGGAGAAGGCGTGTTCAGGCGCTCCCCCTCCGAATATCTTAAGGAATGGTCAGAGCCTGAAAAAGGGTGGCTCCGTTGTTTTTATCCGGTAAATTCTGATGAGCCGCATTTTGACATGACTCCTGCTTCCGAAAAGGTTATAGCTTGGGTCCACTCACTTACTCAAAATACTTTTGTTGGAACTGAGTCGCGGCTTAAGACGATCTTCGATCTTTTGCACCAGATGGTAGAAGGGACTGAAGTTGACCCTGAAGTTCGCATTGCCGAGCTGAAGAAGCGGCGCGATGAGATAGATGCGGAGATTATGAAGATCGAGAACGGGGAGATCCTTCTCCTTGACGACACTGCTATTAAGGATCGTTTTCAGCAGTTTTCCGCTATGGCGCGCGAACTGTTGAGTGATTTCCGCGAAGTGGAATATAATTTTCGCATGCTTGACCGCAGCGTCAGGGAACGCATCGCACTGTGGAGCAGCAGCAAGGGAGAACTGCTTGACGAGATATTCGGTGAGCATGATGCGATAACGGAATCTGATCAGGGACGGAGTTTCAGGGCTTTTACGGAATTCCTCCTGTCACAGAGCCGTCAGCAGGAGTTGAACGATCTGCTGGGCAAAGTAATGCAGATGCCGTCTGTGCTAAGCACGAAGCCCGATGAGAAACTCGGGCGTATTTCCGACAGCTGGCTTAATGCCAGCTATCACACTATGAGCACGATGCGCCTGCTGTCATCTCAGCTTCGCCACTTCCTTGACAGCAAGGTGTGGCTTGAAAACCGAAGGATAGTTGATATTTTAAAAAACATAGAGGCTCATTCTTTGAAAATACGGGACGATCAGCCAATCGGTAATTTTATGGAACTAAATGGAACAGGCGTGGATATAAAGCTTATCATGGAGCGTCCTTTATTTACCCCTTCGACAAAAAACCGTATCAACTCTGAAGAGGTCTTGCATGGCGAGGATGACGCTGACGCCTCATCCCTGTTCGAGCAATTTTATATAGACAAAAACCAGCTGAAAGGGCGTATAGAAAAAGCGCTTCGCCGCTCTTCGCAAATAACGCTGAAGGAACTGCTTGACGTATACCCGCCCCATGGCGGGCTGGCAGAAGTAGTTGCATATATGAGCATTGCATCGGAGCGGGATTCATCGATATTTGACGAATCAGAGACAGAAGAGATCATCTGGCTCAACGAAACTGGATCGCATACGCGGGCAAAATTCCCCCGGATAATTTTTTTGAAAGAGGCCGTAAAATGAGCACCGAGAAAAACGAAACTGGAATATTCTCCTATGAAGAAGAAAAGAAGCTTGCTTTTTCCAGGGTACTGATAAGCCTTTATAAAGGAGTACTGTTCCGTGAAGAGTCAGCCGTTCTCTGGGAGGATCTGCTTGAAATGCGGACAAGGGTCATAGAGCATTTTTCCGTAATCGGCCTTCAGCTTCTTGTTGATGAAAGCGAAGGATATGCGTTCTTATTTTACCCTCATGAAGACATGGTAGATCCTGAGGCAGGGATGCCAAGGCTGGTCGCCAAACGTCAGCTTTCTTTTCCGGTAAGTCTTATTCTTGCGTTGCTTCGGCTGCGTATGGCGGAATTCGATGCGGGGGGCGAGGGGACTCGTCTTATTATGTCCAGAGATGATATTGTTGAGATGGTGCGTGTTTTTATGCCCGAGGGCAGCAATGATGCGAAGATAGTAGATAAGATAGACAGCCACATCAACAAAATAACCGAACTGGGGTTTATTCGGACACTCAAGGATCAGCCGCACCTTTATGAGATACTCCGCATAATCAAGGCATTCATAAATGCTCAATGGCTTAGTGATTTTGACAGTAAACTTGCGTCATACAGTGAATTTCTAAAGGAAAAGGAACAGGAATAACCATGGAAAATAACAGGCAAGCGGATCTTGATTTTCTTATGGACGAAAATGTGTCTGGGTTTCGTCTGCATCGATTTGAATTGTATAACTGGGGAACATTTAATGAGCGTATCTGGGCCATCCCTCTTGACGGCATGAACGGGCTCCTGACCGGAGAGATAGGTTCCGGCAAGTCGACAGTTGTGGATGCGATCGCCACATTGCTCGTGCCCCCGAACAGGGTCGCCTATAACAAAGCTGCCGGCGCTGAACTCAGAGAACGCACATTAAGATCCTATGTGGAGGGTTATTTTAAGAGTGAGCGCCATGAAAATTCATTTGCACATCCTGTCGCACTGCGGGGTCCCGGAAGCTATTCCGTCCTGTTGGGTTATTTCCACAACAGCGGACTGGGTCTTGATGCAACGCTTGCCCAGGTCTTTTGGCTGACAGACGAGGAGTCACAGCCCTCACGTTTTTACGTTGTCTCAGATAGAAAGTTATCTATTTCGGAACATTTTACTAATTTCGGCAGCGATATAAACGTGCTTCGCAGACGTCTGAAGAGCAGCTACACTGAGACATTTGACAGTTTTTCAAAATACAAGGCTCGTTTTTCACGAACGCTGGGTATACGCAATGATCAGGCATTGAACCTTTTTCATCAGACTGTTTCAATGAAATCCATAGGCAATTTGACAGACTTTGTCAGGAATCACATGCTTGAACCTTTTGATGCCGCAGAGAGGATCGGAAATCTCATACAGCACTTTGATGACCTCACAAGGGCTCATGACGCCATAGTCAAAGCACGGAGGCAGGTCGAGATGCTGACTCCGATCGTTGACGACTGCAGACAGTACATCTCTATAAATGATGAAATAGTAGATATCGGGCATTGCCTGGCAGCACTTGAGACATATTTTGCAAGGTTCAACTCGGAATTTCTGGATAAAAAGATCAGCCGTCTCTTGACGGAGGAACTGATGTTAAGCGAGAAGCTGGCCGAATTAAAGTTGAAGAAAGAGAATATGCGGCACAAAGAGGACGAGCTTAAGAGAGCCATCTACGATAACGGAGGCGACAGGATAGAGGCGATCGGCCGGCAGATAGAACTGAAAGAGAAGGAACTGGAAGGACAAAAGAAAAACTTTGACCAATACTTGCAGCTTACTAAATCTCTTGAACTTCCATATCCTGAGAAGAGGGAAATTTTTGCGGAGAACAGGGCAAAGGTCCCAGTACTGCAGAATTCTTTGGAAGACATCCGTACTGATATACAAAACAAACGTGTGGAACTGAGCGCGGAAAAGAAAAAAATAGAGACGGATCTTGCTCTGGTGAATGAGGAGCTTCGCAGCCTGAGGACCCGCAGAACAAATATAGGAAGCCGGTATATTAATATACGCGACGAAATAGCTTCCATACTTAACACAGACGCGGAACATCTGCCTTTTGTCGGAGAACTGCTGCAAGTGGCGAAGGAAGAAAGGGCATGGGAGGGAGTGGCAGAGCGTATCCTCCGTAATTTTGGGCTCTCTCTGCTAGTGTCGGACGAATATTACAAAGAGGTATCGACATGGGCCGATAAAAACCACATCGGAGAACGCCTTGTCTATTATCGTGTAAGAAATAATGCCAGAAATCAGCACAAAGGACCTCTGGTCCCAAATTCCCTCGTTCATAAGCTTGAGATAAAGCCTGAATCACAATTTTATGAATGGCTTTCAGATGAACTTGCAGCCCGCTTTAACTATGCGTGCTGCGATACAATAGATCAGTTCAGGCGGGAACCAATGGCTGTGACCCGTTCAGGACAGGTAAAAATAAACGAAAAGAAGCATGAAAAGGACGATCGCTACAGTATTGATGACAGGAGCAGATACATTCTCGGATGGGAAAACAGCTCAAAGATCGCAGTCCTTGAAAGAGAGGAGCGGCAGATAAAAGCGAATGCCGGCATATTGACGGCCGAGCTTGCCGCAGTTGAAAAAGAGCTCAATTCCTTGAATATAAAAGCCGGCAGCCTTGCTAAGATTTCCTTGTATGACGAATATTCCCAGATCAACTGGCGGGAGACTTCAATAGAGATCGAGGAGCTAAAGAAGGAGAAGATGCTTCTTTTGGCAACATCGGAGCAACTTCGTCTCCTTAAAGGACAACTTAATGAACTGCAGGATGAGCTTAAGTCCACGGAAAATATAATAGAAAAAACCACCAGGAACCAGCAGAGCAGAGAAGATTCCCGTAAAGCTGCCGAAACTGAATTGGAAAGCGTTCGCTCTTTGATCTCAGAAGAGCTTTTGCTTTTACACGGGCCCTGTTTTGGAAAGCTGGATGAGATCTGCGGCGCCATGGCATCGGGGGCGGAGCTTACTGCCGACAACTGTTCGAAGTACGAGCGTGAAACAAGGCTTAAGCTGATAGAAAAACACGATTCAAACAGAGACCATGCAAAAAAACTTTCTAACGTTATAGTAAGAAATATGGGGAGATTTTGTCAGGAGTACCCGCTTGATACCCAGGATTTTGAAGCTGACATAGAAAGCGCGCAGGAGTTTATCCGTATGCTCGAACGGCTTAAAGCCGACGATCTACCGCGCTTTGAGGCAAAATTCAAAGAGCTTTTAAAAGAGAACACCATCCGCGAGATAGCCGCTTTTCATGCTCAGCTCAACAGCGAGGCCAAGGATATACAGGACCGGATATCAAAAATAAACAAATCACTTACTCAGATCGATTATGTTCAGGGAAGATACATAGAAATTGAGGCGCACAAAGAGACTAACACAATGATACGCGAGTTCCAGTCCGATTTGCGGAACTGTACAGAGGGAGCGCTTTCCGGCGTTGACGGCGATATTTCTTCTGAAAACAGATTTAAATATGTACAGCAGATCATAGAACGCTTCAAAGGACGTCCTGACTATTCCGAGGCAGATAAAAAGTGGACTGTTTTTGTCACAGATGTCCGGAACTGGTTTTCATTCTCCGCATCAGAGC is a window from the Synergistaceae bacterium genome containing:
- a CDS encoding DUF3375 domain-containing protein gives rise to the protein MPKLDYESINDIKSKNPAWRLLLADMAPLIISFLNRVFVEPNIRTISEQDLIDKLEDDLYFLRDMYGEGVFRRSPSEYLKEWSEPEKGWLRCFYPVNSDEPHFDMTPASEKVIAWVHSLTQNTFVGTESRLKTIFDLLHQMVEGTEVDPEVRIAELKKRRDEIDAEIMKIENGEILLLDDTAIKDRFQQFSAMARELLSDFREVEYNFRMLDRSVRERIALWSSSKGELLDEIFGEHDAITESDQGRSFRAFTEFLLSQSRQQELNDLLGKVMQMPSVLSTKPDEKLGRISDSWLNASYHTMSTMRLLSSQLRHFLDSKVWLENRRIVDILKNIEAHSLKIRDDQPIGNFMELNGTGVDIKLIMERPLFTPSTKNRINSEEVLHGEDDADASSLFEQFYIDKNQLKGRIEKALRRSSQITLKELLDVYPPHGGLAEVVAYMSIASERDSSIFDESETEEIIWLNETGSHTRAKFPRIIFLKEAVK
- a CDS encoding DUF4194 domain-containing protein, translating into MSTEKNETGIFSYEEEKKLAFSRVLISLYKGVLFREESAVLWEDLLEMRTRVIEHFSVIGLQLLVDESEGYAFLFYPHEDMVDPEAGMPRLVAKRQLSFPVSLILALLRLRMAEFDAGGEGTRLIMSRDDIVEMVRVFMPEGSNDAKIVDKIDSHINKITELGFIRTLKDQPHLYEILRIIKAFINAQWLSDFDSKLASYSEFLKEKEQE
- a CDS encoding ATP-dependent exonuclease SbcCD, C subunit-like protein — protein: MENNRQADLDFLMDENVSGFRLHRFELYNWGTFNERIWAIPLDGMNGLLTGEIGSGKSTVVDAIATLLVPPNRVAYNKAAGAELRERTLRSYVEGYFKSERHENSFAHPVALRGPGSYSVLLGYFHNSGLGLDATLAQVFWLTDEESQPSRFYVVSDRKLSISEHFTNFGSDINVLRRRLKSSYTETFDSFSKYKARFSRTLGIRNDQALNLFHQTVSMKSIGNLTDFVRNHMLEPFDAAERIGNLIQHFDDLTRAHDAIVKARRQVEMLTPIVDDCRQYISINDEIVDIGHCLAALETYFARFNSEFLDKKISRLLTEELMLSEKLAELKLKKENMRHKEDELKRAIYDNGGDRIEAIGRQIELKEKELEGQKKNFDQYLQLTKSLELPYPEKREIFAENRAKVPVLQNSLEDIRTDIQNKRVELSAEKKKIETDLALVNEELRSLRTRRTNIGSRYINIRDEIASILNTDAEHLPFVGELLQVAKEERAWEGVAERILRNFGLSLLVSDEYYKEVSTWADKNHIGERLVYYRVRNNARNQHKGPLVPNSLVHKLEIKPESQFYEWLSDELAARFNYACCDTIDQFRREPMAVTRSGQVKINEKKHEKDDRYSIDDRSRYILGWENSSKIAVLEREERQIKANAGILTAELAAVEKELNSLNIKAGSLAKISLYDEYSQINWRETSIEIEELKKEKMLLLATSEQLRLLKGQLNELQDELKSTENIIEKTTRNQQSREDSRKAAETELESVRSLISEELLLLHGPCFGKLDEICGAMASGAELTADNCSKYERETRLKLIEKHDSNRDHAKKLSNVIVRNMGRFCQEYPLDTQDFEADIESAQEFIRMLERLKADDLPRFEAKFKELLKENTIREIAAFHAQLNSEAKDIQDRISKINKSLTQIDYVQGRYIEIEAHKETNTMIREFQSDLRNCTEGALSGVDGDISSENRFKYVQQIIERFKGRPDYSEADKKWTVFVTDVRNWFSFSASERWKETGEEYEHYTDSGGKSGGQKEKLAYTILAASLAYQFGLETNSARSRTFRFVMIDEAFGRGSDESAQFALGLFETLHLQLLIVTPLQKIHVIEPYVSRVGFVHNEEGKNSCIRNLTIEEYMEEKKARGYVDK